A window of the Dioscorea cayenensis subsp. rotundata cultivar TDr96_F1 chromosome 14, TDr96_F1_v2_PseudoChromosome.rev07_lg8_w22 25.fasta, whole genome shotgun sequence genome harbors these coding sequences:
- the LOC120275300 gene encoding uncharacterized protein LOC120275300 has translation MGFRIAAILVVLLLGWIYKSFIQPPKPKLCGTPNGPPITSPRIQLRDGRHLSYKESGVPKEKAKYKIILIHGFFSTKETTIDASQELVEELGIYFLSFDRAGYGESDPNPMRNVKSEAMDVQELADQLHIGSKFYVIGSSMGGYAAWSCLNYIPHRLAGVALVVPAVNYWWPSLPQYVTKEVYSKLLVQDQRTLWIAHHVPSLLYAWMNQKLFPSLACLEGNSTIFSQQDKEILKMMDFKKSIEIQRKARQQGVYESLHRDLIALVSNWEFDPMKISNPFSNNEGSVHLWQGYEDRLVPVEIQRCVVDKLSWIHYHENPEGGHLFVGTNGWPDRILKALLLGEEPALDQ, from the exons ATGGGATTCAGAATTGCAGCAATCCTTGTTGTGCTTTTACTTGGAtggatttacaaatccttcatCCAACCCCCAAAACCAAAGCTGTGTGGCACTCCCAATGGCCCTCCCATCACTTCTCCACGAATTCAACTCAGAGATGGAAGACACTTATCTTACAAAGAATCAGGTGTCCCCAAAGAGAAAGCCAAGTACAAGATCATCCTCATCCATGGCTTTTTTAGCACCAAGGAGACCACAATAGATGCATCTCAA GAATTGGTTGAAGAACTTGGTATATATTTCTTATCATTTGACAGAGCTGGATATGGAGAGAGTGATCCAAATCCAATGCGAAATGTGAAGAGTGAAGCTATGGACGTTCAAGAACTTGCTGATCAGTTGCATATTGGATCCAAGTTTTATGTTATCGGATCTTCCATGGGAGGATATGCTGCTTGGAGTTGCTTGAATTACATACCGCACAG ATTGGCAGGAGTTGCGCTTGTTGTGCCGGCAGTGAATTACTGGTGGCCATCATTACCTCAATATGTGACAAAGGAAGTTTATAGTAAATTGCTTGTGCAAGATCAAAGAACATTGTGGATAGCTCATCATGTTCCATCTCTGTTATATGCTTGGATGAACCAAAAGTTGTTCCCTTCATTAGCTTGTCTTGAGGGGAATTCCACAATATTTTCGCAACAAGATAAAGAGATTTTGAAGATGATGGATTTCAAAAAGTCAATTGAG ATTCAGAGGAAGGCAAGGCAACAAGGGGTTTATGAATCACTCCACAGGGATTTGATAGCATTGGTTAGTAATTGGGAATTTGATCCTATGAAAATAAGCAATCCATTCTCAAACAATGAAGGTTCAGTGCACTTGTGGCAAGGTTATGAAGATCGGCTTGTTCCGGTGGAGATACAACGGTGTGTTGTCGATAAATTATCTTGGATTCATTACCATGAGAACCCGGAAGGCGGGCATTTGTTCGTAGGAACCAATGGCTGGCCTGATAGGATACTGAAAGCTCTTCTTCTCGGAGAAGAGCCAGCTTTGGATCAGTGA